In the Streptomyces collinus Tu 365 genome, one interval contains:
- a CDS encoding DUF5131 family protein — protein MSDRSAIEWTEATWNPTTGCDRLSSGCDNCYALVLAKRLKAMGATKYQNDGDPRTSGPGFGVTLHPDALNVPYGWKSPRTVFVNSMSDLFHARVPLDYVHRVFDVIAATPQHTYQVLTKRARRLRQLAPQLDWPDNLWMGVSVETEKELARVKDLREVPAAVRFLSCEPLLGPLTGLDLDGIHWVIAGGESGPGYRPLEETWVTQIRDACQDAGVAFFFKQWGGRTPKAGGRLLQGRTWDQMPLHAAA, from the coding sequence GTGAGCGACCGCAGCGCGATCGAATGGACGGAAGCCACCTGGAACCCCACGACCGGCTGTGACCGCCTCTCCTCCGGCTGCGACAACTGCTACGCCCTGGTCCTCGCCAAGCGTCTGAAGGCGATGGGAGCGACGAAGTACCAAAACGACGGTGATCCGCGCACCTCCGGGCCAGGATTCGGTGTCACGCTCCATCCAGACGCGCTGAACGTCCCCTACGGGTGGAAGAGCCCGCGGACGGTGTTTGTGAACTCGATGTCCGACCTGTTCCACGCGAGAGTGCCACTCGACTACGTGCACCGTGTCTTCGACGTGATCGCCGCTACCCCGCAACACACCTACCAGGTGCTGACCAAGCGGGCACGGCGCCTGCGGCAACTCGCCCCACAACTCGACTGGCCGGACAACCTGTGGATGGGCGTATCGGTGGAGACCGAGAAGGAGCTGGCGCGCGTCAAGGATCTGCGTGAGGTCCCTGCGGCTGTGCGGTTCTTGTCGTGCGAGCCGCTGCTGGGACCGCTGACCGGCCTGGACCTGGACGGCATCCACTGGGTGATCGCAGGTGGCGAGTCAGGGCCCGGATACCGGCCACTGGAGGAGACCTGGGTGACCCAGATCCGAGACGCCTGCCAGGACGCCGGCGTCGCGTTCTTCTTCAAGCAGTGGGGTGGCCGCACGCCCAAGGCCGGCGGTCGTCTCCTGCAGGGGCGGACCTGGGACCAGATGCCCCTGCACGCCGCAGCCTGA
- the tcmP gene encoding three-Cys-motif partner protein TcmP yields the protein MFKHELLRRYLPQFGGMTSRQSQEGRVVYLDGYAGEGRYENGDPASAEIALRVASYLRSGPGLTLECFFSEPQAKSFERLREVIQLYLPRGVRAHAHRGEVDSLLDQVVERAARQPLFLFLDPCGLVLPQDRLVDVLARKRAQQRPATELLMNFSMMAVWRLGGHVRSPRGNETSLRRFDDVCGGTWWREYFADAVSSCDVEGAAGDAIEAVAAEYARRLAGRTEMVVQSVPVSHSPRKRAVYRLVFATRSPYGLWVFGDTVARARTQWWETLEEREEDDALFSMTSMTRPDPKEVEARAVPEIAENLAKLLLRVRRPVKLVDHTLEVFGSFYGQVTEPAVRQAVRLLHEQGRTPSNGVGVKKTREITLYPGNLAA from the coding sequence GTGTTCAAGCACGAGTTACTCAGGCGGTATCTGCCGCAGTTCGGGGGGATGACGAGCAGGCAGTCCCAGGAGGGGCGCGTTGTCTACCTCGACGGATACGCGGGCGAGGGGCGCTATGAGAATGGTGACCCGGCATCTGCGGAGATCGCGTTGCGGGTCGCTTCGTATCTGCGTAGCGGGCCCGGGCTCACGCTGGAGTGCTTCTTCTCCGAGCCTCAGGCGAAGTCGTTTGAGCGGCTGCGCGAGGTGATCCAGCTCTACCTTCCTCGAGGCGTCCGGGCGCATGCTCATCGTGGTGAGGTCGACAGCCTTCTCGACCAGGTTGTCGAACGGGCTGCCCGGCAGCCGCTGTTCCTCTTCCTTGACCCTTGCGGGCTCGTCCTGCCGCAGGACCGCCTGGTCGATGTCCTCGCGCGCAAGCGCGCGCAGCAGCGGCCGGCGACCGAGTTGCTGATGAACTTCAGCATGATGGCCGTGTGGCGTCTTGGCGGGCACGTCCGTTCCCCGCGCGGCAACGAGACGTCGCTGCGGCGGTTCGATGACGTGTGCGGCGGGACGTGGTGGCGGGAGTACTTCGCCGACGCGGTGTCTTCCTGCGATGTCGAGGGCGCGGCCGGGGACGCGATCGAGGCTGTGGCGGCCGAATACGCCCGTCGTCTGGCCGGGCGCACCGAGATGGTCGTGCAGTCGGTGCCGGTATCGCACTCCCCTCGCAAGCGGGCGGTGTACCGACTGGTGTTCGCCACCCGCAGCCCGTACGGCCTGTGGGTGTTCGGGGACACCGTCGCACGGGCGCGGACGCAGTGGTGGGAGACCCTGGAGGAGCGCGAGGAGGACGATGCGCTGTTCTCCATGACCTCAATGACCCGCCCGGATCCGAAGGAGGTCGAGGCCAGGGCAGTCCCGGAGATTGCCGAGAATCTGGCGAAGCTGCTGCTCAGGGTGCGGCGGCCAGTGAAGCTTGTCGACCACACGCTGGAGGTTTTCGGCTCCTTCTACGGGCAGGTCACCGAGCCCGCAGTGCGCCAGGCGGTGCGGCTGCTGCACGAGCAGGGCAGGACGCCCAGCAATGGGGTGGGCGTGAAGAAGACTCGGGAGATCACTCTGTACCCCGGCAACCTTGCGGCCTGA
- a CDS encoding helix-turn-helix domain-containing protein encodes MVSEALLLSAYRVGTPNTELLQLLVSLRDVVDEAIGVVVVRQRAQGEPLADLEPIARRTEDRLRKKYDPLSVDRALATRRRPMPAMPAHNSATAAGTPMLRRPGQRLACALTRMWNASGRRQREIAEQMGVHESYVSRMLSGQREVSWRHVRIICEVCGSDPQLMKPLWEAAANVQPSNAEDPVHYLRTYLQGLYYAFGSPDPEVILAAAQRTISADDLGRAMLGPGVPDWPVIERLTVLLQSLPNITRPLWRRAQAAAESSPTTFS; translated from the coding sequence GTGGTCTCCGAAGCCCTGCTGCTCAGCGCCTACCGGGTGGGCACGCCGAACACCGAACTTCTACAGCTTCTCGTCAGCCTCCGGGACGTGGTGGACGAGGCGATCGGGGTCGTCGTCGTCCGCCAGCGCGCCCAGGGTGAGCCGCTCGCAGACCTCGAGCCGATCGCGAGGCGTACCGAGGACCGGCTGCGCAAGAAATACGATCCCCTCTCCGTCGACCGTGCCCTGGCCACCCGCCGACGGCCCATGCCCGCCATGCCCGCCCACAACTCCGCAACCGCTGCCGGCACACCGATGCTGCGCAGGCCGGGCCAGCGCCTGGCCTGCGCCCTCACCCGGATGTGGAACGCATCCGGCCGTCGCCAGCGGGAAATCGCCGAGCAGATGGGCGTCCACGAGTCCTACGTCTCCCGCATGCTTTCCGGTCAGCGTGAAGTCTCCTGGAGACATGTCAGGATCATCTGCGAGGTGTGCGGTTCCGACCCTCAGCTGATGAAACCGCTGTGGGAAGCAGCCGCCAACGTCCAGCCCTCGAACGCCGAAGACCCTGTCCACTACCTGCGCACCTATCTGCAGGGCCTGTACTACGCGTTCGGCTCACCGGACCCCGAGGTCATCCTGGCCGCCGCCCAGCGCACCATCAGCGCCGACGACCTCGGCCGCGCAATGCTCGGCCCCGGCGTCCCCGACTGGCCGGTGATCGAGCGGCTCACCGTCCTCCTGCAAAGCCTGCCCAACATCACCCGGCCCCTGTGGCGCCGTGCTCAGGCGGCCGCCGAAAGCAGCCCCACCACCTTCAGCTGA